One segment of Campylobacter concisus DNA contains the following:
- the dsbI gene encoding protein-disulfide oxidoreductase DsbI → MSFFKKMAKFQDSRISWAILVFVSVALVVIAHSLFQNYAYMPPCEQCVYIRFAFLCMALGGVIAMINPKNLLFALIGYVFAFWGAVQGIMYSVKLAKIHDAVHGDDPFGVQGCSTEPHYPFGLPLEKWAPDWFMPTGDCGYDSPMVPDGVVLSDLQKNIVDLYADGWYLVPSSKFMSMADCTLLGFGVCFVVLALMLVSKLLSFLK, encoded by the coding sequence ATGAGCTTTTTTAAAAAAATGGCCAAATTTCAAGACTCACGCATCTCTTGGGCGATCTTAGTCTTTGTAAGCGTCGCACTTGTCGTTATCGCGCACTCGCTCTTTCAAAACTACGCCTATATGCCTCCTTGCGAGCAGTGCGTCTATATACGTTTTGCATTTTTATGTATGGCACTTGGCGGCGTGATCGCTATGATAAACCCAAAAAATTTGCTATTTGCTCTAATTGGCTACGTCTTTGCCTTTTGGGGAGCGGTGCAGGGCATAATGTATAGCGTAAAGCTAGCTAAAATCCATGATGCGGTGCATGGCGATGATCCTTTTGGCGTGCAGGGCTGCTCTACTGAGCCACACTATCCATTTGGCTTGCCGCTTGAGAAGTGGGCACCTGACTGGTTTATGCCAACGGGGGACTGCGGATATGACAGCCCTATGGTGCCTGATGGCGTGGTGCTAAGTGATTTGCAAAAGAACATAGTTGATCTTTACGCAGACGGCTGGTATCTTGTGCCGTCCTCTAAATTTATGTCGATGGCTGATTGCACGCTGCTTGGATTTGGTGTTTGTTTTGTAGTGCTTGCACTTATGCTCGTTTCAAAGCTTTTATCCTTTTTAAAATGA
- a CDS encoding thiol:disulfide interchange protein DsbA/DsbL — protein sequence MSFLSKFSKAIFAVAVAGAISASAFSEGEDYVKLEKPLSVGQNTLVKIFSYACPFCYKYDKSVTPKVVEKIPGLKYEPFHLKTKGDYGEVASKVFAVLIVMDEAKGVSLFDENSLFKKAKFAYYKAYHDKKERWSDGKDAEGFLKTGLEAAGVSKADYEKELANPKVTELLKKWDESYDVAKIQGVPAFVVNGKYLIMTKSISSLDGMAALIEELLKK from the coding sequence ATGAGTTTTCTATCTAAATTTAGCAAGGCTATCTTTGCCGTTGCGGTAGCTGGTGCGATTAGTGCTAGTGCATTTAGTGAGGGCGAGGACTACGTCAAGCTTGAAAAGCCACTAAGTGTCGGACAAAATACGTTAGTTAAAATTTTTAGCTATGCTTGCCCATTTTGCTACAAGTACGACAAGAGCGTCACTCCAAAGGTAGTTGAGAAAATCCCTGGACTAAAATACGAGCCATTTCATCTAAAGACAAAGGGCGATTATGGCGAGGTTGCGAGCAAGGTTTTTGCTGTGCTTATCGTCATGGACGAGGCAAAAGGTGTCAGCTTATTTGATGAAAATTCGCTATTTAAAAAGGCTAAATTTGCCTACTACAAGGCTTATCACGACAAAAAAGAGCGCTGGAGCGATGGCAAAGACGCCGAGGGCTTTTTAAAGACCGGACTTGAGGCTGCTGGCGTTAGTAAGGCAGACTACGAAAAAGAGCTAGCTAATCCAAAAGTGACCGAGCTGCTTAAAAAGTGGGATGAGAGCTATGATGTGGCTAAAATTCAAGGCGTGCCAGCATTTGTCGTAAATGGCAAATATCTCATCATGACAAAATCAATCAGCTCGCTTGATGGCATGGCAGCACTCATCGAAGAGCTTCTTAAAAAATAA